The Chitinophaga sp. H8 genome contains a region encoding:
- a CDS encoding S41 family peptidase: protein MYLRSKKYILPFFLLLMACHKSISPVPVRPEHYSSMDFNQIFEAFWNGLNVNYPIWDVDSTNWDEVYRKYQPLFAHLDLNKAEDNTRANQYFSEMMAHMQEGHLWITRRYWGAQGYDNFFYAPVTARQLNRGDYHDSIPLQHFMKTIPSQYLQAGYVTGTVPEDPNDPNALEVNVISGQLKTKPVLYLRISSFRVKDLYTKEDHNTVKIAIQHYIDQVTHPLADIKGLIIDMRGNGGGNTTDLDFIVGRLAGEPYVYGANRFKNGNGRLDYGPWVPAYVTPPAGSKAFDKPVIVLCDIHTGSMAEATTMAVKALPNGNGQAVGERTFGRTAAIFRNMDMNSGQFTFEDGNSSLSLGSSAFRFKDGSRYEGIGVPPDVAVPYNKAAIQAGHDPQLEKALELIP, encoded by the coding sequence ATGTATCTACGCTCAAAAAAATATATACTCCCGTTTTTTCTGTTGCTGATGGCATGCCATAAAAGTATCAGTCCGGTACCTGTACGGCCGGAACATTACAGCAGTATGGACTTCAACCAGATATTCGAAGCATTCTGGAATGGTCTTAATGTAAATTATCCTATATGGGATGTTGACTCCACCAATTGGGATGAGGTGTACCGTAAATACCAGCCATTGTTTGCCCACCTGGACCTGAACAAAGCAGAAGACAATACCAGGGCTAACCAGTATTTTTCGGAGATGATGGCACATATGCAGGAAGGACATTTGTGGATTACCCGCAGATACTGGGGGGCACAGGGTTATGATAATTTCTTTTATGCACCGGTCACTGCCCGTCAGCTAAACCGTGGCGACTATCATGATTCCATTCCGCTGCAGCATTTTATGAAAACCATCCCATCCCAATACCTGCAGGCAGGCTATGTAACAGGAACGGTACCCGAAGATCCCAATGACCCTAATGCCCTGGAAGTAAATGTAATATCGGGGCAATTGAAAACAAAACCAGTATTGTATTTACGCATCAGCTCCTTCCGGGTAAAAGACCTATATACAAAAGAGGACCACAATACCGTAAAGATAGCTATACAACACTATATCGATCAGGTAACCCACCCGTTGGCAGATATAAAGGGATTGATCATTGATATGCGTGGCAATGGTGGCGGTAACACTACCGATCTGGACTTTATAGTGGGCCGCCTTGCAGGAGAACCATATGTGTATGGAGCCAATCGCTTTAAAAATGGTAATGGTCGCCTGGACTATGGTCCCTGGGTACCCGCTTATGTAACACCACCCGCAGGATCCAAAGCATTCGACAAACCCGTCATTGTGCTCTGTGATATCCATACAGGTAGTATGGCAGAAGCCACTACGATGGCTGTAAAAGCCCTGCCCAACGGCAATGGACAAGCAGTGGGGGAACGCACCTTTGGGCGCACTGCTGCTATCTTCAGGAACATGGATATGAATAGTGGTCAATTCACTTTCGAAGATGGTAATTCCTCCCTTTCGTTGGGTTCCAGTGCATTCCGGTTTAAGGATGGCAGCCGTTATGAAGGTATTGGCGTGCCTCCGGATGTGGCAGTTCCTTATAACAAAGCCGCCATACAGGCTGGTCACGATCCCCAACTGGAAAAAGCATTGGAGCTTATCCCCTGA
- a CDS encoding porin family protein: MKRLYLLLPSMLIAVAPLRAQFSIGIQAGAGRNYLHTDISNRPFTAYKASTIFEVGVPVRYTFNTWLSAQTGLQFAQKNYEMYRSGYYDGIYEKTINNYLQLPVMAHFSFGGPKIKGFLDLGGYTAWWMSSKRKGTQPNMENVVETPEKYTSIFDMYRPYHYSEKYTFNGTKDRRMEWGGLAGIGVEYSPVPNYLLFITGRYTVAFTDQQKNYMVHLVPRYNETFSVQLGGMITISR, translated from the coding sequence ATGAAACGACTCTATTTATTGTTACCCTCTATGCTAATAGCTGTAGCACCATTACGTGCACAATTTTCTATTGGCATACAGGCTGGAGCCGGCAGAAATTACCTGCATACGGACATCTCCAACCGGCCATTTACCGCTTATAAAGCCAGTACCATATTTGAAGTAGGCGTGCCCGTAAGGTATACTTTCAATACCTGGTTAAGTGCGCAAACAGGCTTACAATTCGCGCAGAAAAATTATGAGATGTACCGTTCCGGTTATTACGATGGCATCTATGAAAAGACCATCAATAATTACCTGCAGTTACCAGTGATGGCACATTTCAGCTTTGGCGGCCCAAAGATAAAAGGCTTCCTTGATCTTGGTGGCTATACCGCCTGGTGGATGTCCAGCAAACGAAAGGGGACTCAGCCTAATATGGAGAATGTAGTGGAAACACCTGAAAAGTATACCTCCATCTTCGATATGTACCGGCCCTATCACTACAGCGAAAAATATACATTTAACGGTACCAAAGACCGGCGTATGGAATGGGGCGGACTAGCAGGCATTGGTGTGGAATACAGTCCTGTACCCAATTACCTGTTGTTCATTACAGGCCGCTATACAGTAGCGTTCACCGATCAGCAGAAAAACTACATGGTCCATCTCGTGCCACGTTACAATGAAACCTTTTCCGTACAACTGGGTGGTATGATCACTATCTCCCGTTAA
- a CDS encoding DEAD/DEAH box helicase encodes MNFYEFGLDDSVLDGIDSMGYQSATPVQELVIPPIIAGKDVLACAQTGTGKTAAFLLPVIHNLITQQHDPHKINAMIIVPTRELAVQIAQTLEGISYFTSISSIAVYGGGSGALFATERKALSTGVDIVICTPGRMIAHLNMGYVKLDGLKYLVLDEADRMLDMGFSDDIIKIISFLPKQRQNLMFSATMPDNIRKLALKILHQPVEINIAISKPPEKIVQEGFVVYEQQKIPLIKYILQQKEFGSILIFCSRKQNVKQLSSELKRARFSAAEIHSDLEQEQREQVLIDFKNKKLKILVATDILSRGIDIEDIDLVVNYDVPNDGEDYIHRIGRTARAATEGTAYTFISEKEQGKMARIEKILGHPITKAVVPEQFGATPAYKPGNSRGGGRGNTGGRKHYKSKHSNSRHHKK; translated from the coding sequence TTGAATTTTTACGAATTTGGCCTGGACGACAGTGTGCTTGATGGTATAGATTCCATGGGTTATCAATCAGCAACCCCCGTACAAGAACTTGTTATCCCTCCTATTATAGCAGGCAAAGATGTTTTAGCATGTGCACAAACCGGCACCGGCAAAACGGCCGCCTTTTTATTACCGGTGATCCATAATTTAATCACTCAGCAACATGACCCGCATAAGATCAATGCGATGATCATCGTGCCTACCCGTGAGCTGGCCGTACAGATTGCCCAAACCCTGGAAGGGATTTCCTACTTTACTTCTATCAGCTCTATTGCAGTATATGGTGGTGGCAGCGGGGCATTATTCGCAACCGAAAGAAAGGCACTTTCTACCGGCGTGGATATTGTGATCTGTACTCCTGGCCGTATGATTGCCCACCTGAATATGGGTTATGTAAAACTGGACGGTTTAAAATACCTGGTATTAGATGAAGCCGACCGTATGCTCGACATGGGTTTTTCTGACGATATCATCAAGATCATCTCTTTTCTGCCCAAACAAAGGCAAAACCTGATGTTTTCTGCTACGATGCCGGATAATATCCGGAAGCTGGCGCTGAAGATCCTTCACCAACCGGTAGAGATCAATATTGCCATTTCCAAACCACCGGAGAAAATTGTACAGGAAGGTTTTGTGGTTTATGAGCAACAAAAAATTCCGCTGATCAAATACATTTTACAGCAAAAAGAATTTGGCAGCATCCTGATTTTCTGCTCCCGCAAACAAAATGTAAAACAATTATCCAGTGAGCTGAAACGGGCCAGATTTTCTGCAGCAGAGATTCACTCCGACCTGGAGCAGGAGCAACGCGAGCAGGTGCTGATCGACTTTAAAAACAAAAAGCTGAAAATCCTCGTAGCTACGGATATCCTGAGCCGTGGTATAGACATTGAAGATATTGACCTCGTTGTAAACTATGATGTACCCAACGACGGGGAAGACTATATCCACCGTATAGGACGTACTGCCAGAGCCGCTACGGAAGGCACTGCCTACACTTTTATCAGTGAAAAAGAACAAGGCAAAATGGCCCGCATTGAAAAGATCCTGGGCCATCCTATCACCAAAGCAGTAGTACCGGAACAATTTGGCGCTACCCCCGCTTATAAACCAGGCAATTCCAGAGGTGGTGGAAGGGGTAATACCGGCGGCAGAAAACATTATAAAAGTAAACACAGTAATAGCCGCCATCACAAAAAATAA
- a CDS encoding multidrug effflux MFS transporter — protein sequence MKNIIIAPPFWLLVILIGFPQISETIYTPALPQLAEHLHTSGNWMQASLSIYFAGFALGGLLWGRLADQQGRRPAMLYGVGLFIIGSAGCLLAPAIHWFLVSRFVQAAGAAAGQVVTQTVLLDCFTDTRRARVFAAMFAVLAFSPALGPLMGGFITQYLGVAAVFLTLILLGAVIVTATFYKLGETRPPAIVSHQPLRVTAGKMLRDPHIWITGAWIGIMNGIVFSFYGEAPFIFIHHFGFTSSQYGFIGICEASSAFVGAMFNRHLMKRYSGPAIIRMGIGVMLSGSMVLTVISQLPLPPVWFISGFVCSIFVIFCGSGMALPHCLSNALTHYEDALGRAGAILMLYYYIVIGMVTGIMSWLHSDQLTVLPVFFLVLTSIMWLLSRMQIKQQPG from the coding sequence ATGAAGAATATTATTATCGCGCCACCTTTCTGGCTGCTGGTTATTTTGATCGGGTTTCCGCAGATCAGTGAAACCATTTATACGCCAGCTTTACCACAGCTGGCGGAGCACCTGCATACTTCGGGCAACTGGATGCAGGCATCTTTAAGTATTTATTTCGCCGGCTTTGCGCTGGGAGGACTCTTATGGGGCCGGCTGGCAGATCAGCAGGGGCGCCGTCCGGCCATGCTGTATGGTGTTGGGCTGTTCATTATCGGGTCTGCAGGCTGCTTGCTGGCGCCTGCTATCCACTGGTTCCTGGTGAGTCGTTTTGTACAGGCAGCAGGTGCCGCTGCGGGACAAGTGGTGACCCAAACCGTGCTGCTCGATTGTTTTACGGATACCCGTCGTGCCCGGGTATTTGCAGCTATGTTTGCCGTGCTGGCTTTCTCTCCGGCACTGGGCCCTTTAATGGGGGGCTTTATTACACAGTACCTTGGTGTAGCTGCCGTATTTCTTACCCTGATTCTCCTGGGGGCAGTCATTGTGACCGCTACTTTTTATAAGCTGGGAGAAACCAGGCCGCCTGCTATCGTATCTCATCAGCCCCTGCGGGTTACTGCTGGCAAAATGTTGCGGGACCCGCATATCTGGATCACAGGAGCATGGATTGGCATCATGAATGGTATTGTTTTCAGCTTTTACGGAGAAGCGCCCTTCATTTTTATACATCATTTCGGATTTACTTCCAGCCAATACGGATTTATCGGCATTTGCGAAGCCTCCTCCGCTTTTGTAGGGGCCATGTTCAACCGGCATCTGATGAAGCGTTACAGCGGACCTGCTATTATTCGTATGGGGATAGGGGTAATGTTGTCCGGCAGCATGGTACTTACGGTGATAAGCCAGTTGCCTTTACCACCGGTATGGTTTATCAGTGGTTTTGTCTGCAGTATTTTTGTGATCTTCTGTGGCTCAGGGATGGCACTGCCGCATTGTTTAAGTAACGCATTAACACACTACGAAGATGCTTTAGGCAGGGCAGGAGCTATTCTCATGCTTTACTACTATATCGTGATCGGGATGGTGACCGGCATCATGAGTTGGCTGCATAGTGATCAGCTTACTGTATTGCCGGTATTTTTCCTGGTGCTTACCAGCATCATGTGGTTACTTTCCCGGATGCAGATAAAACAACAGCCAGGCTAA
- a CDS encoding lysophospholipid acyltransferase family protein, translated as MNKFLGYIFTPIHYIVFGLLLLIFHPIQWLGLKLGGYKGHKKCVDLLNGFLVSTYYLMGSRVTFTNKQNLPLNRSIMFVANHQSMYDIPPLIWFLRKYHAKFISKIELAKGIPSISFNLKYGGGANIDRKDTKQAVSEIIKLGKRMKDNNWSVVIFPEGTRSRDGRLKPFAVGGIATIIKKVPEVLIVPVAINNSWKFVRFGKFPLSFGEHMTWEVLSPIEIAGRPVEEVLEEAHNAIQAVLHQ; from the coding sequence ATGAATAAGTTCCTGGGATATATTTTTACGCCAATACATTACATCGTTTTCGGTTTATTATTGCTGATATTCCATCCTATCCAATGGCTGGGACTAAAGCTGGGAGGTTATAAAGGGCATAAGAAATGTGTAGACCTCCTCAATGGTTTCCTCGTAAGCACCTATTACCTGATGGGCAGCCGGGTTACCTTTACCAATAAACAAAATCTGCCTTTAAACCGGTCTATCATGTTTGTGGCCAATCACCAAAGCATGTACGACATTCCCCCCCTGATCTGGTTCTTAAGGAAGTACCATGCCAAATTCATCTCCAAGATTGAGCTGGCCAAAGGTATTCCCAGTATTTCCTTCAACCTGAAATATGGTGGCGGGGCCAATATAGACCGGAAAGACACCAAACAGGCCGTATCCGAGATCATTAAGCTGGGTAAGCGTATGAAGGATAATAACTGGTCGGTGGTGATTTTCCCGGAAGGTACCCGTTCCCGCGATGGCAGGCTCAAACCATTTGCCGTAGGGGGCATTGCTACCATCATCAAAAAAGTACCGGAAGTACTGATCGTACCGGTAGCTATTAATAATTCCTGGAAGTTTGTACGTTTCGGAAAATTCCCGCTGAGCTTCGGAGAGCATATGACCTGGGAAGTATTATCCCCCATTGAAATTGCGGGCCGCCCGGTAGAAGAAGTGCTGGAAGAAGCCCACAATGCTATACAGGCAGTGCTGCACCAGTAA
- the ric gene encoding iron-sulfur cluster repair di-iron protein: MTTTTMLDEAALHAGQTLGEIAAQDVRKADVLKKHGLDFCCGGKKTLAAVCEEKGLNTAAIAKELEEAPGRAVSSLSLHFAEWKPDFLADYIVNVHHAYVRHHSAEIEYLAEKVYLAHGQHHPALGEINDQFGLLKVELLNHLIKEEEVLFPYIKMLQAKVNGDVVPLSMEDINVKAPVSMMEVEHELAGDIMRRIRVLTNDYQAPERCCNSFRLLFHRLAEFESDLHQHIHLENNILFPAAIRLEEKMQLA, translated from the coding sequence ATGACAACTACAACAATGCTGGACGAAGCGGCCTTACATGCCGGACAAACATTGGGAGAGATCGCAGCACAGGATGTGCGCAAGGCCGATGTTTTAAAAAAGCACGGTCTGGACTTTTGTTGCGGCGGCAAAAAAACACTGGCTGCCGTATGTGAAGAAAAGGGATTAAATACAGCGGCTATCGCCAAAGAACTGGAAGAAGCACCGGGGCGGGCCGTATCTTCCCTGTCCTTACACTTTGCAGAATGGAAGCCGGACTTCCTCGCAGATTACATTGTGAATGTGCACCACGCATACGTGCGTCACCACAGTGCAGAAATCGAATACCTGGCAGAAAAGGTATACCTGGCACACGGACAGCATCATCCTGCGCTGGGAGAAATCAATGACCAGTTTGGCTTGTTAAAGGTAGAGCTGCTGAATCACCTGATAAAAGAAGAAGAGGTATTGTTCCCTTATATCAAAATGTTGCAGGCTAAAGTGAATGGAGATGTGGTGCCTTTGAGCATGGAAGATATCAATGTAAAAGCACCGGTATCTATGATGGAAGTAGAGCATGAACTGGCAGGAGATATTATGAGAAGGATCCGGGTACTTACCAATGATTACCAGGCGCCGGAGAGATGTTGTAACAGTTTCCGGTTATTGTTTCACCGACTGGCAGAATTTGAATCAGACCTGCACCAGCATATTCACCTGGAAAACAATATTCTATTCCCTGCGGCCATCCGCCTGGAAGAAAAAATGCAGCTGGCATAA
- a CDS encoding cytochrome c, with product MRIKLGATLLMAVALTGFYACGGSTSADTESAAETTTTTTAAENAAPSDDGKGVGRFKEVQIGALDDAMATNGHKIFEAKCAACHKPTADRLVGPGLKGVTERRKPEWILNMITNPQEMLQQDPTAKELLATYLTQMTFQDVSDEQAREILEYFRKNDTEK from the coding sequence ATGAGAATCAAGCTTGGCGCCACACTATTGATGGCTGTTGCATTAACAGGGTTTTACGCGTGTGGAGGCAGCACTTCAGCAGATACAGAAAGTGCTGCTGAAACAACTACCACCACTACTGCTGCAGAGAACGCAGCGCCATCAGATGATGGCAAGGGCGTAGGACGATTTAAAGAAGTGCAGATAGGTGCACTGGATGATGCGATGGCTACAAACGGGCATAAAATATTTGAAGCCAAATGTGCTGCCTGTCACAAACCTACGGCAGACCGCCTGGTAGGACCTGGCTTAAAAGGTGTTACAGAACGCCGCAAACCGGAATGGATCCTGAATATGATCACAAACCCGCAGGAAATGCTGCAACAGGATCCTACCGCAAAAGAATTGCTGGCTACTTATCTGACACAAATGACTTTCCAGGATGTATCCGACGAACAGGCACGGGAGATACTGGAATACTTCCGTAAAAATGATACAGAGAAGTAG
- the nosZ gene encoding Sec-dependent nitrous-oxide reductase, giving the protein MILKKKSVMTQAVGALLVTSMLFSCKPKQAGTVVEGDAAQKVYVAPGKFDELYMFASGGFSGQLAAYGLPSGRLLKVIPVFSQNAENGWGYSEETKPMLNTSHGLIPWDDAHHPELSKTSGEDDGRWIFINGNNTPRIARINLSTFKTEEIMELPNSAGNHASPFCTENTEYVVGNTRFSVPVGDKQDVPINSYKENFRGAVSFVKVDKENGRMNLDFQLLVPGVDYDLAHAGKGPSHDWIFFTCYNTEKAHTLLEVNASQRDKDFIMAVNWKKAAEYVAQGKGKKMPAAYAHNVWDEATHTGNSTMMNEVTILDVKDVPDVVYYIPCPKSPHGVDVTPDGERIVASGKLAAVIPVFSFKKILSAIEGKQFEGDFDGIPVLQYDAVLDGEVEKPGLGPLHTEFDGQGNAYTSMFVSSEIVKWKVDTKEILDRIPTYYSIGHLSVPGGDSKVPFGKYVVALNKITKDRYLPTGPELTQSAQLIDITGEKMKLLLDFPTIGEPHYAQSIPAEKILKNQIKFFKLADNKHPHAAKSEKETRVERKGNRVDVYMTAIRSHIAPDNIEGIRKGDEVYFHVTNLEQDWDVPHGFAIKGNNNAELLVMPGETATLKWVADRIGVIPFYCTDFCSALHQEMQGYVRVSDAGSNVPITFSIGENPAGTK; this is encoded by the coding sequence ATGATACTTAAGAAGAAATCAGTAATGACCCAGGCTGTGGGGGCATTATTAGTAACATCAATGTTATTTAGTTGTAAGCCTAAACAAGCAGGCACGGTGGTAGAAGGGGATGCTGCACAGAAAGTATATGTAGCACCAGGGAAGTTTGATGAATTGTACATGTTTGCTTCCGGTGGTTTTAGCGGACAGCTGGCTGCTTATGGCTTGCCGTCCGGACGTCTGCTGAAAGTGATCCCTGTATTTTCACAAAATGCAGAAAACGGATGGGGCTATTCCGAAGAAACAAAACCCATGCTCAACACCTCCCATGGGCTTATTCCCTGGGATGATGCGCATCACCCCGAACTGTCTAAAACAAGCGGGGAAGATGATGGCCGCTGGATCTTTATCAATGGGAATAATACCCCGCGTATAGCCAGGATCAACCTGTCTACTTTTAAAACTGAGGAGATCATGGAACTACCCAATTCTGCCGGTAACCACGCTTCTCCTTTCTGTACAGAAAATACAGAGTATGTGGTGGGTAATACCCGTTTCTCTGTACCTGTTGGCGATAAACAGGACGTACCTATTAATTCCTATAAGGAAAACTTCCGGGGAGCAGTGTCCTTTGTGAAGGTAGATAAGGAGAATGGAAGGATGAACCTGGATTTCCAATTGCTGGTACCAGGGGTAGACTATGACCTGGCACATGCCGGTAAAGGGCCTTCTCACGACTGGATCTTCTTTACCTGCTATAACACAGAAAAAGCGCATACCCTGCTGGAAGTAAATGCCAGCCAGCGCGATAAGGATTTTATCATGGCGGTAAACTGGAAAAAGGCGGCGGAATATGTAGCCCAGGGTAAGGGCAAAAAGATGCCTGCTGCCTATGCACACAACGTTTGGGATGAAGCTACCCATACCGGTAACTCTACCATGATGAATGAAGTGACTATCCTGGATGTAAAAGATGTACCGGATGTCGTGTATTACATTCCCTGCCCTAAATCACCACATGGCGTGGATGTAACACCGGACGGTGAAAGGATTGTAGCCAGCGGTAAACTTGCTGCCGTAATCCCGGTGTTCTCTTTCAAAAAGATCTTGTCTGCTATTGAAGGCAAACAATTTGAAGGCGATTTTGACGGGATCCCTGTACTGCAATATGATGCAGTATTGGACGGTGAAGTGGAGAAACCAGGATTAGGCCCTTTACACACCGAGTTTGACGGACAGGGAAATGCCTACACTTCCATGTTCGTATCTTCTGAAATTGTGAAATGGAAAGTGGACACCAAAGAAATACTGGACAGAATTCCTACCTATTATTCTATCGGTCACCTGAGCGTACCCGGAGGAGACTCTAAAGTACCTTTCGGAAAATATGTAGTAGCGCTGAATAAGATCACCAAGGACCGTTACCTGCCTACAGGCCCTGAGCTGACACAGTCTGCACAGCTGATTGATATCACCGGGGAAAAAATGAAGTTGTTGCTCGATTTTCCTACCATTGGCGAGCCACACTATGCACAATCTATTCCTGCTGAGAAGATCCTGAAGAACCAGATTAAGTTCTTTAAACTGGCGGACAACAAACATCCTCATGCAGCGAAATCAGAAAAAGAAACAAGGGTAGAAAGAAAAGGCAACCGGGTGGATGTGTACATGACGGCGATCCGCTCTCATATTGCGCCAGACAACATTGAAGGGATCCGTAAAGGCGATGAAGTGTACTTCCACGTAACCAACCTGGAACAGGATTGGGATGTGCCACACGGCTTTGCTATCAAAGGAAACAACAATGCCGAGTTGCTGGTGATGCCTGGCGAAACCGCTACTTTAAAATGGGTAGCAGACAGGATAGGTGTGATTCCGTTCTATTGTACAGATTTCTGCTCTGCATTGCACCAGGAAATGCAAGGTTATGTGCGGGTATCTGATGCAGGTAGTAACGTTCCGATCACCTTCTCTATTGGTGAAAATCCTGCGGGAACAAAATAG
- a CDS encoding nitrous oxide reductase accessory protein NosL — protein sequence MNWRNITIAGLMLMITGCGADGPQAIRYGDEMCEHCKMTIMDDRFGAEMITPKGKVFKFDAVECMVGYTHTYLEVNKGEKISVYVTDYAVPGKLVAGESAVYLSGDAIKSPMGGHLAAFENKGNGAALQEETGAVWKSWEELIK from the coding sequence ATGAACTGGCGTAATATAACAATAGCAGGGCTGATGCTGATGATAACAGGATGTGGTGCAGATGGTCCACAGGCCATCAGATACGGAGATGAAATGTGCGAACATTGCAAGATGACGATCATGGATGACCGTTTTGGTGCAGAAATGATCACACCTAAAGGAAAGGTATTCAAATTTGATGCAGTAGAATGTATGGTAGGGTATACCCATACCTATCTGGAGGTAAATAAAGGCGAAAAGATCAGCGTGTATGTGACAGACTATGCAGTACCAGGGAAGCTGGTAGCAGGAGAATCAGCGGTTTATTTATCAGGTGATGCTATTAAAAGCCCGATGGGCGGACATTTAGCTGCTTTTGAGAATAAAGGAAATGGTGCAGCATTGCAGGAAGAAACAGGTGCGGTATGGAAAAGCTGGGAGGAGCTGATAAAATAA
- a CDS encoding nitrous oxide reductase family maturation protein NosD, translated as MQGLVQYFFLCFLLLTMPALYAQQTITVSAASEVKTITAALDKAGERDTILVKAGVYREGHIIVKKTVYLKGEGWPEIDAQGKDEGITIMANGVIMEGFRVVHSNNGSLKDYAGIRVHKSNQVQIINNRLERNFFGIYLAETDSCTVRNNQVSSANKATQSGNGIHVWKSYHATITDNHINGHRDGIYFEFVRQSRIINNVSEGNIRYGLHFMFSDDDVYERNIFRKNGSGVAVMYTKRIQMLHNEFDDNWGSAAYGLLLKDITDSHISGNRFRKNTVAIYLEGSSRIDISKNTFVSNGWAVRLLANCEQNTFSRNNFISNTFDVTTNGTLNLNLFEHNYWDKYEGYDLNKDQVGDVPYRPMSLYSQVVEKVPAAVILLRSFMVNLLDRAEKSIPSLTPESVKDETPVMKKYNYD; from the coding sequence ATGCAGGGTTTAGTACAATACTTTTTTTTATGCTTTTTACTGTTGACCATGCCAGCACTGTATGCACAACAAACCATTACGGTAAGTGCAGCCAGTGAGGTGAAAACGATTACCGCGGCATTGGATAAAGCAGGGGAGCGCGATACCATCCTTGTAAAAGCAGGCGTGTACCGGGAAGGACATATTATAGTAAAAAAAACGGTATACCTGAAAGGGGAGGGTTGGCCGGAGATAGATGCACAGGGTAAGGATGAAGGGATCACTATCATGGCAAACGGGGTAATAATGGAGGGGTTCCGGGTAGTGCATTCCAACAACGGCTCGTTGAAGGATTATGCTGGCATCCGGGTACACAAGTCCAACCAGGTACAGATCATCAATAACCGGCTGGAACGTAATTTCTTTGGCATCTACTTAGCCGAAACAGACAGCTGTACCGTCCGGAATAACCAGGTCAGTAGTGCCAATAAAGCCACGCAATCCGGCAATGGTATCCATGTGTGGAAATCCTATCATGCCACTATCACAGATAATCATATCAACGGCCACCGGGATGGCATCTACTTTGAATTTGTCAGGCAAAGCAGGATAATAAACAATGTAAGTGAAGGCAATATCCGTTATGGTCTGCATTTTATGTTTTCCGATGACGATGTGTACGAGCGCAATATCTTCCGGAAAAATGGTTCTGGAGTAGCAGTAATGTATACCAAGCGTATACAGATGTTGCACAATGAATTTGATGATAACTGGGGAAGTGCAGCCTATGGATTGTTGCTGAAAGATATTACGGATAGTCATATCTCCGGCAACCGGTTTAGAAAAAATACTGTAGCGATATACCTGGAAGGGTCCAGCCGTATAGACATCAGTAAAAATACCTTTGTCAGCAATGGTTGGGCAGTACGTTTGCTGGCCAACTGTGAGCAGAATACTTTTTCCCGGAACAATTTTATCAGTAATACATTTGACGTTACCACCAATGGCACCCTTAACCTGAACCTGTTTGAGCACAATTACTGGGATAAATACGAAGGGTACGACCTGAATAAAGATCAGGTAGGAGATGTGCCTTACCGTCCGATGAGCCTGTATTCACAGGTGGTAGAGAAAGTCCCCGCTGCGGTAATACTGTTGCGCAGCTTTATGGTAAACCTGCTGGACAGGGCAGAAAAATCGATCCCCTCACTAACACCGGAATCCGTAAAGGATGAAACGCCGGTGATGAAAAAATATAATTATGATTGA